From the genome of Patescibacteria group bacterium:
TGCTAGCAATTTTTTTCTCATCAGCATCCGGCTTGGATATTTCTCTTACCATTAAAGAATAAAGCCCTAAATCAGCTATATTGTTAAAGGTATATAAAAAGGCCAAAATCAAGCTGTAATTGCCGAATCCCTCAGTACCCAGATATCTCGCAATTAAACCCAAACTAACTAAAGAAAGGGCAACGCCAATCAGGCGCGCCCCTGCGGAAATAACCGTATTATAGGCTATTTTTCGAACTACAGTCATATCACTAAGGATAAACCCTAATCATCACCCGCCTTTCCGGTTCTTGACCAATACTTTCAGTGACAATGTCGGGTTTCTCAGCCAACTCAAGATGAATAATCCTCCTTTCATAAGCTGGCATGGGTTCTAATGTAATAGTTTTTTGGGTTCTTCTGACTTCTTTGGCTGTTTTTAATGCCAGGTCAATCAATTCATTCTTTCTGCCCTCTTTATAACTATTAATATCCAGAACTAAAAACGATTGGCCGAGCCCCTGTTTTAAGGCCAATAATCTGGTAATATGCTGGACAGCATCCAGACCTTCACCGTTTTCTTTAATAAACCTACCAGCATCTCTGGAATCCATGCTAATACTAACATCTATTACTTCTTTATCTTTCAGGGTATCGCCTTTCTTAACAACAATTTCCAAAACATCAAATCCCATTGACTGAAAAAGTTTTTCAATTGTCTTTTTTGTTTCTTCCATATTTTTTATACAAATAATAATCCTGCGCCAATCCCAGAACAGTGCTTACTGCCCAATAAAACGGCAGTCCGGCCGGAAAATTCCAGGCGATAAAAATTGTCAGCAGAGGAAACATATAGGTCATCTGGCGGCTCATATTTTTCTGTGTCTGTGCTGCCTTTTCCGATATTCCTGGCTGAGGAATTGAAGCTGTACGCTTCATTGCCAGCCTCGAAGCGAAAAACTGGGAAATGCCGGCAATAATTGCTAAAATCGGGCTTCTTTTTGATAAATCCAAAAACCCTAAGAACAAGGGATCAATCAACCCATCTTTTGCGCTTAAAACATTAATGAAAACTTTATAGAGGGCAATAAGAATAGGGAACTGGATTAATAATGGCAGACACCCAGAAAAGGGATTGATTTTGTTTTCTTTGTAAAATTTCATCAATTCCCTGCTTTGTTCTTCTTTGGATTTGTATTTGCCCTGAATCTCTTTTATCTCGTCTTTGTGCAAAGCCATTTTCATCTGGGATTTGATGGATTTTTGCGACAAAGGGAAAAGAATAATCCTGATTAAAACTGTCAGGATTATAATAACAATTCCCAAATCATGGCCAGGAATGTTGTTATATAAAAAAACCAAAAACTTGAAAATTGGTTCGTATAAAATCTGATTAAATAAATTTCCTAGCATAAATCTATTCCACCGCTATTAAAAGGGTTGCAT
Proteins encoded in this window:
- a CDS encoding YidC/Oxa1 family membrane protein insertase; translation: MLGNLFNQILYEPIFKFLVFLYNNIPGHDLGIVIIILTVLIRIILFPLSQKSIKSQMKMALHKDEIKEIQGKYKSKEEQSRELMKFYKENKINPFSGCLPLLIQFPILIALYKVFINVLSAKDGLIDPLFLGFLDLSKRSPILAIIAGISQFFASRLAMKRTASIPQPGISEKAAQTQKNMSRQMTYMFPLLTIFIAWNFPAGLPFYWAVSTVLGLAQDYYLYKKYGRNKKDN